The Bos indicus x Bos taurus breed Angus x Brahman F1 hybrid chromosome 25, Bos_hybrid_MaternalHap_v2.0, whole genome shotgun sequence genome has a window encoding:
- the MAPK3 gene encoding mitogen-activated protein kinase 3: MAAAAAAQGGGGGEPRGTDGVGPGVPGEVEIVKGQPFDVGPRYTQLQYIGEGAYGMVSSAYDHVRKTRVAIKKISPFEHQTYCQRTLREIQILLRFRHENVIGIRDILRAPTLEAMRDVYIVQDLMETDLYKLLKSQQLSNDHVCYFLYQILRGLKYIHSANVLHRDLKPSNLLINTTCDLKICDFGLARIADPEHDHTGFLTEYVATRWYRAPEIMLNSKGYTKSIDIWSVGCILAEMLSNRPIFPGKHYLDQLNHILGILGSPSQEDLNCIINMKARNYLQSLPSKTKVAWAKLFPKSDPKALDLLDRMLTFNPNKRITVEEALAHPYLEQYYDPTDEPVAEEPFTFDMELDDLPKERLKELIFQETARFQPGVLEAS, translated from the exons atggcggcggcggcggcggctcaggggggcgggggcggggagcccCGGGGAACTGATGGGGTCGGCCCGGGGGTCCCAGGGGAGGTAGAGATAGTAAAGGGGCAGCCGTTCGACGTGGGCCCGCGCTACACGCAGCTGCAGTACATCGGCGAGGGCGCGTACGGCATGGTCAG CTCAGCTTACGACCACGTGCGCAAGACTCGAGTGGCCATCAAGAAAATCAGCCCCTTTGAGCATCAGACCTACTGCCAGCGCACATTGCGAGAGATTCAGATTCTGCTGCGCTTCCGCCATGAGAACGTCATTGGCATCCGAGACATTCTGCGGGCACCCACCCTGGAAGCCATGAGGGATGT CTACATCGTACAGGACCTGATGGAGACAGACCTGTACAAATTGCTCAAAAGCCAGCAGCTGAGCAACGACCATGTATGCTACTTCCTGTACCAGATCCTGCGGGGCCTGAAGTATATCCACTCCGCCAACGTGCTCCACCGGGATTTAAAGCCCTCCAACCTGCTCATCAACACCACCTGCGACCTTAAG ATCTGTGATTTCGGTCTTGCCCGGATTGCTGATCCCGAGCATGACCACACTGGCTTTCTGACGGAATACGTGGCCACACGCTGGTACCGGGCCCCAGAGATCATGCTTAACTCCAAG GGCTACACCAAGTCCATCGACATCTGGTCTGTGGGCTGCATTCTGGCTGAGATGCTCTCCAACCGGCCCATCTTCCCCGGCAAGCACTACCTGGACCAGCTCAACCACATTCTGG GTATTCTGGGCTCCCCATCCCAGGAGGACCTGAATTGTATCATCAACATGAAGGCCCGAAACTACCTACAGTCTCTGCCCTCCAAGACCAAGGTGGCCTGGGCCAAGCTTTTTCCTAAGTCAGACCCCAAAG CTCTTGACCTGCTGGACCGGATGTTGACCTTTAACCCCAACAAACGGATCACAGTGGAAGAAGCGCTGGCTCACCCCTACCTGGAGCAGTACTATGACCCAACGGATGAG CCAGTGGCCGAGGAACCTTTCACCTTCGACATGGAGCTGGATGATCTACCCAAGGAACGACTGAAGGAGCTCATCTTCCAGGAGACAGCCCGCTTCCAGCCTGGGGTGCTGGAAGCCTCCTAA
- the PPP4C gene encoding serine/threonine-protein phosphatase 4 catalytic subunit, protein MAEISDLDRQIEQLRRCELIKESEVKALCAKAREILVEESNVQRVDSPVTVCGDIHGQFYDLKELFRVGGDVPETNYLFMGDFVDRGFYSVETFLLLLALKVRYPDRITLIRGNHESRQITQVYGFYDECLRKYGSVTVWRYCTEIFDYLSLSAIIDGKIFCVHGGLSPSIQTLDQIRTIDRKQEVPHDGPMCDLLWSDPEDTTGWGVSPRGAGYLFGSDVVAQFNAANDIDMICRAHQLVMEGYKWHFNETVLTVWSAPNYCYRCGNVAAILELDEHLQKDFIIFEAAPQETRGIPSKKPVADYFL, encoded by the exons ATGGCGGAGATCAGCGACCTGGACCGGCAGATCGAGCAGCTACGGCGCTGCGAGCTCATCAAGGAGAGTGAAGTCAAAGCCCTGTGCGCTAAAGCCAG AGAGATCTTGGTGGAGGAAAGCAACGTGCAGAGGGTGGACTCCCCAGTCACA GTGTGTGGTGACATCCATGGACAATTCTATGACCTCAAGGAGCTGTTCAGA gtgGGTGGCGATGTCCCTGAGACTAACTACCTCTTCATGGGGGACTTTGTGGATCGTGGTTTCTACAGCGTCGAAACGTTTCTCCTGCTGCTGGCACTTAAG GTTCGCTATCCTGACCGCATCACCCTGATCCGGGGCAACCATGAGAGCCGTCAGATCACCCAGGTCTACGGCTTCTATGACGAGTGTCTGCGCAAGTACGGCTCGGTGACCGTGTGGCGCTACTGCACTGAGATCTTTGACTACCTCAGCCTGTCGGCCATCATCGATGGCAAG ATCTTCTGTGTGCATGGGGGGCTCTCCCCCTCCATCCAGACGCTGGACCAGATCCGGACAATTGACCGAAAGCAAGAGGTGCCCCACGACGGGCCCATGTGTGACCTGCTCTGGTCCGACCCTGAAG ACACAACAGGCTGGGGCGTGAGCCCCCGTGGGGCCGGCTACCTGTTTGGCAGTGACGTGGTGGCCCAGTTCAACGCAGCCAACGACATTGACATGATCTGCCGTGCCCACCAACTGGTGATGGAAGGTTACAAGTGGCACTTCAACGAGACTGTACTCACTGTGTGGTCGGCACCCAACTACTGCTACCG CTGTGGGAATGTGGCAGCCATCTTGGAGCTGGATGAGCATCTCCAGAAAGACTTCATCATCTTCGAGGCCGCTCCCCAAGAGACACGGGGCATCCCCTCCAAAAAGCCCGTGGCCGACTACTTCCTGTGA
- the TBX6 gene encoding T-box transcription factor TBX6, whose translation MYHPRELYPSLGTGYRLGPPQPGADSSFPPALAEGYRYPDLDTPKLDCFLSGIEAAPRTLAAPPPLPPLPPALGTEPSPPSAPEGLHSLPGVSLSLENRELWKEFNSVGTEMIITKAGRRMFPACRVSVTGLDPEARYLFLLDVVPVDGARYRWQGRRWEPSGKAEPRLPDRVYIHPDSPATGAHWMRQPVSFHRVKLTNSTLDPHGHLILHSMHKYQPRIHLVRAAQLCSQHWGGVASFHFPETTFISVTAYQNPRITQLKIAANPFAKGFRENGRNCKRERDARVKRKLRGPEPAATAGYGSGDAPGGPCDSTLGGDVRESDPEQAPVPGEAAPAPAPPCGGPSAEAYLLHPAAFHGAPSHLPTRNPSFPEAPDSGRPAPYSAAFLELQPGPAGSGYPAAAPSASFASHFLQGGPFPLPYPGPGAYLDVGSKPMY comes from the exons ATGTACCACCCACGAGAGTTGTACCCCTCCCTGGGGACTGGCTACCGCCTTGGGCCCCCCCAGCCTGGAGCAGATTCCAGCTTCCCGCCTGCCCTGGCAGAGGGCTACCGCTACCCTG ATCTGGACACTCCCAAACTGGATTGCTTCCTCTCTGGGATTGAGGCTGCTCCCCGAACTCTGGCAGCTCCCCCACCTCTACCCCcgctgcccccagccctgggcactGAGCCGTCGCCCCCTTCAGCCCCAGAGGGCCTTCATTCACTCCCTGGAGTCAGCCTGAGCCTGGAGAACCGGGAGCTGTGGAAAGAGTTCAACTCCGTGGGAACAGAGATGATCATCACCAAAGCTGGGAG GCGCATGTTCCCTGCTTGCCGAGTATCAGTCACTGGCCTGGACCCCGAGGCCCGCTACCTGTTTCTTCTGGACGTGGTCCCGGTGGATGGGGCTCGCTACCGCTGGCAGGGCCGGCGCTGGGAGCCCAGCGGCAAGGCAGAGCCCCGCCTGCCTGACCGTGTTTACATTCACCCGGACTCCCCTGCCACTGGAGCCCACTGGATGCGGCAGCCTGTGTCTTTCCACCGTGTCAAGCTCACCAACAGCACACTGGACCCCCATGGCCAC CTGATCTTGCATTCCATGCATAAGTATCAGCCCCGCATACACTTGGTGCGGGCAGCCCAGCTCTGCAGCCAACACTGGGGGGGCGTTGCCTCCTTCCACTTCCCGGAGACCACGTTCATCTCTGTGACAGCCTACCAGAACCCACGG atcacGCAACTGAAGATTGCAGCCAACCCCTTTGCCAAGGGCTTCCGGGAGAATGGCCGAAACTGTAAGAG GGAGCGAGATGCCCGTGTGAAGAGGAAACTGCGGGGCCCAGAGCCGGCAGCCACAGCGGGCTATGGGAGTGGAG ATGCTCCAGGTGGTCCCTGTGATTCCACACTGGGTGGGGATGTTCGGGAGTCAGACCCAGAGCAGGCCCCAGTGCCTGGGGAAGctgcccctgccccagctccTCCCTGCGGTGGCCCCAGTGCTGAGGCCTACCTGCTGCACCCTGCCGCTTTCCACGGGGCCCCCAGTCACCTTCCAACCAG GAATCCCAGCTTCCCGGAGGCTCCAGACTCTGGGCGCCCAGCGCCCTACTCAGCCGCCTTCCTGGAGCTGCAGCCCGGGCCAGCAGGCTCAGGATACCCAGCAGCAGCACCCTCAGCATCCTTTGCCTCGCACTTCCTCCAAGGGGGCCCCTTCCCACTGCCCTACCCTGGGCCTGGGGCTTACCTAGATGTGGGCTCCAAACCAATGTACTGA
- the ALDOA gene encoding fructose-bisphosphate aldolase A isoform X2, translated as MPHQYPALTPEQKKELCDIAHRIVAPGKGILAADESTGSIAKRLQSIGTENTEENRRFYRQLLLTADDRVNPCIGGVILFHETLYQKADDGRPFPQVIKAKGGVVGIKVDKGVVPLAGTNGETTTQGLDGLSERCAQYKKDGADFAKWRCVLKIGEHTPSSLAIMENANVLARYASICQQNGIVPIVEPEILPDGDHDLKRCQYVTEKVLAAVYKALSDHHIYLEGTLLKPNMVTPGHACTQKYSHEEIAMATVTALRRTVPPAVPGITFLSGGQSEEEASINLNAINKCPLLKPWALTFSYGRALQASALKAWGGKKENLKAAQEEYVKRALANSLACQGKYTPSGKAGAAASESLFISNHAY; from the exons ATGCCCCACCAATACCCAGCACTCACCCCGGAGCAGAAGAAGGAGCTCTGTGACATCGCTCACCGGATTGTGGCTCCGGGCAAGGGCATCCTGGCCGCAGATGAGTCCACCG ggagcATTGCCAAGCGACTGCAGTCCATTGGCACCGAGAACACTGAGGAGAACCGGCGCTTCTACCGCCAACTGCTGCTGACTGCCGATGACCGCGTGAATCCCTGCATCGGGGGCGTCATCCTCTTCCACGAGACGCTGTACCAGAAGGCCGATGATGGGCGTCCCTTCCCCCAAGTTATCAAAGCCAAGGGCGGCGTCGTGGGCATCAAG GTAGACAAAGGTGTGGTGCCCCTGGCAGGAACAAATGGCGAGACGACCACCCAAG GGCTGGATGGGCTGTCGGAGCGCTGTGCCCAGTATAAGAAGGACGGAGCTGACTTTGCCAAGTGGCGTTGCGTGCTGAAGATCGGGGAGCACACCCCTTCTTCCCTTGCCATCATGGAAAACGCCAACGTCCTGGCGCGTTACGCCAGCATCTGCCAGCAG AATGGCATTGTGCCCATCGTGGAGCCCGAGATCCTCCCTGATGGGGACCATGACTTGAAACGCTGTCAGTATGTAACCGAGAAG GTGCTGGCTGCTGTCTACAAGGCTCTGAGTGACCACCACATCTACCTGGAAGGCACCTTGCTGAAGCCCAATATGGTAACCCCAGGCCACGCCTGTACCCAGAAATATTCTCACGAGGAGATTGCCATGGCAACTGTCACAGCGCTGCGCCGCACAGTGCCCCCCGCTGTCCCTG GGATCACCTTCCTGTCCGGAGGCCAGAGTGAGGAGGAGGCATCCATCAACCTCAACGCCATCAACAAGTGCCCCCTGCTGAAGCCGTGGGCCCTGACCTTCTCTTATGGCCGAGCCCTGCAGGCCTCTGCCCTGAAGGCCTGGGGTGGAAAGAAGGAGAACCTGAAGGCTGCCCAGGAAGAATACGTCAAGCGAGCCCTG GCCAACAGCCTTGCCTGCCAAGGAAAGTACACCCCAAGTGGTAAGGCAGGGGCTGCAGCCAGCGAGTCCCTCTTCATCTCTAACCACGCCTACTAA
- the ALDOA gene encoding fructose-bisphosphate aldolase A isoform X1, with amino-acid sequence MAQRKPEGSSFHMTCLSMALAYSFRPDANIQPHPQLGNTQKQTELGKALTGTMPHQYPALTPEQKKELCDIAHRIVAPGKGILAADESTGSIAKRLQSIGTENTEENRRFYRQLLLTADDRVNPCIGGVILFHETLYQKADDGRPFPQVIKAKGGVVGIKVDKGVVPLAGTNGETTTQGLDGLSERCAQYKKDGADFAKWRCVLKIGEHTPSSLAIMENANVLARYASICQQNGIVPIVEPEILPDGDHDLKRCQYVTEKVLAAVYKALSDHHIYLEGTLLKPNMVTPGHACTQKYSHEEIAMATVTALRRTVPPAVPGITFLSGGQSEEEASINLNAINKCPLLKPWALTFSYGRALQASALKAWGGKKENLKAAQEEYVKRALANSLACQGKYTPSGKAGAAASESLFISNHAY; translated from the exons ATGGCACAGCGCAAGCCAGAAGGGTCCAGCTTCCACATGACCTGCCTGTCCATGGCTCTGGCCTATTCCTTTAGGCCAGATGCCAATATACAACCCCACCCTCAGCTGGGTAACACCCAGAAACAAACAGAGTTAGGAAAG GCACTGACAGGCACCATGCCCCACCAATACCCAGCACTCACCCCGGAGCAGAAGAAGGAGCTCTGTGACATCGCTCACCGGATTGTGGCTCCGGGCAAGGGCATCCTGGCCGCAGATGAGTCCACCG ggagcATTGCCAAGCGACTGCAGTCCATTGGCACCGAGAACACTGAGGAGAACCGGCGCTTCTACCGCCAACTGCTGCTGACTGCCGATGACCGCGTGAATCCCTGCATCGGGGGCGTCATCCTCTTCCACGAGACGCTGTACCAGAAGGCCGATGATGGGCGTCCCTTCCCCCAAGTTATCAAAGCCAAGGGCGGCGTCGTGGGCATCAAG GTAGACAAAGGTGTGGTGCCCCTGGCAGGAACAAATGGCGAGACGACCACCCAAG GGCTGGATGGGCTGTCGGAGCGCTGTGCCCAGTATAAGAAGGACGGAGCTGACTTTGCCAAGTGGCGTTGCGTGCTGAAGATCGGGGAGCACACCCCTTCTTCCCTTGCCATCATGGAAAACGCCAACGTCCTGGCGCGTTACGCCAGCATCTGCCAGCAG AATGGCATTGTGCCCATCGTGGAGCCCGAGATCCTCCCTGATGGGGACCATGACTTGAAACGCTGTCAGTATGTAACCGAGAAG GTGCTGGCTGCTGTCTACAAGGCTCTGAGTGACCACCACATCTACCTGGAAGGCACCTTGCTGAAGCCCAATATGGTAACCCCAGGCCACGCCTGTACCCAGAAATATTCTCACGAGGAGATTGCCATGGCAACTGTCACAGCGCTGCGCCGCACAGTGCCCCCCGCTGTCCCTG GGATCACCTTCCTGTCCGGAGGCCAGAGTGAGGAGGAGGCATCCATCAACCTCAACGCCATCAACAAGTGCCCCCTGCTGAAGCCGTGGGCCCTGACCTTCTCTTATGGCCGAGCCCTGCAGGCCTCTGCCCTGAAGGCCTGGGGTGGAAAGAAGGAGAACCTGAAGGCTGCCCAGGAAGAATACGTCAAGCGAGCCCTG GCCAACAGCCTTGCCTGCCAAGGAAAGTACACCCCAAGTGGTAAGGCAGGGGCTGCAGCCAGCGAGTCCCTCTTCATCTCTAACCACGCCTACTAA
- the YPEL3 gene encoding LOW QUALITY PROTEIN: protein yippee-like 3 (The sequence of the model RefSeq protein was modified relative to this genomic sequence to represent the inferred CDS: inserted 1 base in 1 codon): MCVARVLTAHSVPXQALGSLCSPWAAPRVGPLPPAPAMVRISKPKTFQAYLDDCHRRYSCAHCRAHLANHDDLISKSFQGSQGRAYLFNSVVNVGCGPAEERVLLTGLHAVADIHCENCKTTLGWKYEQAFESSQKYKEGKYIIELNHMIKDNGWD; encoded by the exons ATGTGTGTAGCCAGGGTCCTGACAGCCCACTCCGTCC TGCAGGCACTGGGCTCCCTCTGCTCCCCGTGGGCCGCTCCCCGCGTGGGGCCACTGCCCCCGGCCCCCGCCATGGTGCGGATTTCAAAGCCCAAGACGTTTCAGGCCTACCTGGATGATTGTCACCGGAGGTATAGCTGTGCCCACTGCCGCGCTCACCTGGCCAACCACGACGACCTCATCTCCAAG TCCTTCCAGGGCAGTCAGGGGCGAGCCTACCTCTTCAACTCTGT GGTGAACGTGGGCTGCGGGCCAGCCGAGGAGCGGGTGCTGCTGACAGGCCTCCATGCTGTCGCTGACATCCATTGTGAAAACTGCAAGACCACTTTGGGCTGGAAATAT GAACAGGCCTTCGAGAGCAGCCAGAAGTACAAAGAGGGGAAGTACATCATTGAACTCAACCACATGATCAAAGACAACGGCTGGGACTGA
- the GDPD3 gene encoding lysophospholipase D GDPD3 isoform X2: MAQRADFLELDCQLTRDGVVVVSHDKNLSRQTGVNRDVGSLNFEDLPLLKEELEVYFSPGHFARGADRHMMRLEDLFRRFPRTPMSVEVKERNEELIHKIACLVRHYDRNEITIWASEKSSIMKKCKAANPEMPTSFTLSRGFWVLLFYYLGLLPFISIPEKFFMCFLPTIINRTYFPFSHPGLNQLAAVVAKWLIMRKSLIQHLQQRGVQVVFWCLNEESDFEAAFNLGATGVITDYPTALRCYLDSRGPPALAS; this comes from the exons ATGGCCCAGCGAGCAGACTTCCTGGAGCTCGACTGCCAGCTGACTCGGGATGGCGTGGTGGTGGTGTCACACGACAAAAACCTGTCCCGCCAGACAGGTGTAAACAGGGACGTGGGCAGCCTGAACTTTGAG GACCTGCCCCTCTTAAAGGAAGAGCTAGAGGTCTACTTCTCACCAG gccaCTTTGCACGCGGGGCCGACCGGCACATGATGCGTCTGGAGGACTTGTTCCGGAGGTTCCCACGGACGCCCATGAGTGTGGAAGTCAAAGAGCGAAATGAAGAGCTCATTCACAAG atAGCATGCCTGGTGAGGCACTATGACCGCAACGAAATCACCATCTGGGCCTCGGAGAAGAGCTCCATCATGAAGAAATGCAAGGCTGCT AACCCTGAGATGCCCACCTCCTTCACACTGAGCCGAGGGTTCTGGGTGCTGCTGTTCTATTACCTGGGGCTGCTGCCCTTCATCTCCATCCCCGAGAAGTTCTTCATGTGTTTCCTGCCGACCATCATCAACAG GACCTACTTCCCGTTTTCCCACCCAGGGCTGAATCAACTGGCGGCTGTGGTTGCCAAATG GCTCATCATGAGGAAGAGTCTGATCCAACACCTGCAGCAGCGAGGGGTGCAG GTGGTATTTTGGTGCCTTAATGAAGAGTCAGACTTCGAAGCAGCCTTCAACCTGGGGGCCACTGGTGTCATAACTGATTACCCAACAGCCCTGAGGTGCTACCTGGACAGTCGTGGACCACCTGCCCTGGCCTCCTAA
- the GDPD3 gene encoding lysophospholipase D GDPD3 isoform X1 produces the protein MSPLLYYALPALGSYVMLSFFFLRRPRLLHTPWVPAFRPRLGAHRGGSGERLENTMEAMENSMAQRADFLELDCQLTRDGVVVVSHDKNLSRQTGVNRDVGSLNFEDLPLLKEELEVYFSPGHFARGADRHMMRLEDLFRRFPRTPMSVEVKERNEELIHKIACLVRHYDRNEITIWASEKSSIMKKCKAANPEMPTSFTLSRGFWVLLFYYLGLLPFISIPEKFFMCFLPTIINRTYFPFSHPGLNQLAAVVAKWLIMRKSLIQHLQQRGVQVVFWCLNEESDFEAAFNLGATGVITDYPTALRCYLDSRGPPALAS, from the exons ATGAGCCCTCTGCTGTACTACGCCCTGCCCGCCCTGGGCAGCTATGTCATGCTGTCCTTCTTCTTCCTGCGCCGACCTCGCCTGCTGCACACACCGTGGGTTCCAGCCTTCCGTCCCCGCCTGGGGGCCCACCGTGGAG GGTCTGGAGAACgcctggagaacaccatggagGCCATGGAGAA CTCCATGGCCCAGCGAGCAGACTTCCTGGAGCTCGACTGCCAGCTGACTCGGGATGGCGTGGTGGTGGTGTCACACGACAAAAACCTGTCCCGCCAGACAGGTGTAAACAGGGACGTGGGCAGCCTGAACTTTGAG GACCTGCCCCTCTTAAAGGAAGAGCTAGAGGTCTACTTCTCACCAG gccaCTTTGCACGCGGGGCCGACCGGCACATGATGCGTCTGGAGGACTTGTTCCGGAGGTTCCCACGGACGCCCATGAGTGTGGAAGTCAAAGAGCGAAATGAAGAGCTCATTCACAAG atAGCATGCCTGGTGAGGCACTATGACCGCAACGAAATCACCATCTGGGCCTCGGAGAAGAGCTCCATCATGAAGAAATGCAAGGCTGCT AACCCTGAGATGCCCACCTCCTTCACACTGAGCCGAGGGTTCTGGGTGCTGCTGTTCTATTACCTGGGGCTGCTGCCCTTCATCTCCATCCCCGAGAAGTTCTTCATGTGTTTCCTGCCGACCATCATCAACAG GACCTACTTCCCGTTTTCCCACCCAGGGCTGAATCAACTGGCGGCTGTGGTTGCCAAATG GCTCATCATGAGGAAGAGTCTGATCCAACACCTGCAGCAGCGAGGGGTGCAG GTGGTATTTTGGTGCCTTAATGAAGAGTCAGACTTCGAAGCAGCCTTCAACCTGGGGGCCACTGGTGTCATAACTGATTACCCAACAGCCCTGAGGTGCTACCTGGACAGTCGTGGACCACCTGCCCTGGCCTCCTAA